CTGACACGGAAAATGGAATTTTCCATGTGGGCCCCGGGTTTAAATTGATGGTGAAAAAGGGTAAAGTTCATAACTCTCAGGTACATTTGGAACATGAAATATTCATTGGTACACGAAATGCTGATTTAAGCTGACCGGCTCATTCAAAAAGTTCTCTTGAAAATGCAGTAAAATCTTAAATCAGTGATATGTCATTTATCTGTGTAATGGTTGCCCAGACAGTGGAAAAGCGCACAGCAGACATAAGAAGTACAAGAAAATAAGGAGTAAATATGATCCCTAGAAAAGCATTTTTAACAAAAGGTACCGGGGTCCATAAGGACAGATTGGCATCCTTTGAACTCGCACTGAGGGATGCTAAAATTGAGAAATACAACCTTGTGAGCGTATCAAGTATTCTGCCTCCCAATTGCAAACTTGTGCCCAGGGAGGAAGGCCTTGCAGAACTTAAACCAGGTGCGATTGTCCATTGTGTTCTTGCGAGAAACGATACTAACGAGCCTCACCGCCTCATGGCATCAGCCATAGGTACTGCTGTGCCTGTGAATGAGGAAAATTACGGCTACATTTCAGAACACCACTCCTTTGGGGAGGAAGAAATAATCGCCGGAGAGTACGCTGAAGACCTTGCTGCAACGATGCTGGCAACAACTCTCGGTATAGAGTTTGATGCCGAAATGGCCTGGCATGAAAGAGAACAGGTGTACAAGGCAAGCGGACATATATTTGATACTTTTCATATGTGCCAGACAGCAAAAGGCGACAAGGACGGAAAATGGACCACGACAGTAGCTGCCATGGTCTTTGTTACAAGTAAATGCTAAGGGGCTTTACCCCCTCCTTTAGATCCCGCTTTTCATCAGCGGGTCTTTAATTTTCTATTTTTAACTACTCCATAAACAGTATGGTATACTGCTATTGAACCTCCAATCCTGAGCCCGAAACAATTAATTTTCAAATGTAAGTTAACCAGAAACCTGGAATTAATAAGGAACCGGTGAAGAGCCCGGGGATACAGCCTTAATATATTGCTCCTTTGCTTCCTCAAAACGCTCAAGCTTGAAGAGGAACAGGCTGTAACTGTAGCGGGTTTTAATGTCTTCGGGGTCCAGTTTCAGGGCTTCCCTGTACATGGATTCAGCCTGTCGAAACATACCCAGACGCTTCAGGAGATTTCCGTAATTGCACAGCGTCGGGACGTGGCACGGGTCTATTGCAAGGGTCTTTTTGTACTGGACTTCGGCTTCTTGATACCTTCCCAGCTCAAAAAGGAGCTGCCCGTAATTAGCCCTGGAATCTGTATCTTCTGGTTTCAAACTGAGGATAAGCCTGTACTGCACTGCCGCCTCCTCAGTACGACCGGATTCAGAGAGCAGGTTGCCGTAGTTACAGAGAGCGCTTATGTGCCCGGGACTTATTTTCAAAGCTTCCTTATAATGAATTGCAGCTTCCTCAACCTTTCCCTCTTCTTTGAGGAAATTGGCATAATTGTAGTTGGCTGACACATGTTCCGGGACCTGTTCAAGCACATATATGAACTGTTCTTCAGCCTCTTTTCTTCGCCCTAATTCGACAAGGAGACTGGCATAGTTGCAGCGGGTATTTGCATTTTCAGGGTCCAGCTCAAGAACTGCCCTGAACTCGCGTTCTGCCTCATGGAGTTTACCGAGTTCAAAAAATAGGTTCCCATAGTTACAGTGGGTGCTGACATGTCCCGGATCAAGTGCAAGAGCCCGCAGGTATCGGTTTTCTGCCTGAGATTTTCGCCCAAGCTCAGAAAGGACAACCCCCTGGTTACAGAGGGAGTTGACATGTCCCGGATCAAGCTTCAGGGCTTCATCGAATTCCTGAATGGCGGTTTCCTTCCTCCCCATAAAATAAGCGAGAACGCCAGAAAGGAAAAAAGCCTCAATCCTCTGCTCTCCCTCTGCCAGAAGGGCACAGGCTTTCATGAACACGTATTCTTCCCTGAACATCCCTTTTGAGTCGCATATTTTTGCGATTTTCAGGAGAAAATCCGGAGGAATCCTGTTTTTCCCTGAATACCGGACTGCAAACTCAACCCCTTCATCGGTTTCGCCCTCATTTCTCCTGACCGATTCCGCAACGTCAAAAGCAAGTTTATTGATTATGTCCAGGTCCATAAAAATCAATTCCCTCAAAAATTATTCCCGGGAAAAAGCTTCAGCTTCCTCCTTATTTATCCACCGGCTCCAGCCGATAAATACTTTATTATATAATTCGGGTTCTAAAAAATAGAATCAAAAAAACATTAAAAAAGAAGTAAGAAAAGACCTTATTTTAAAAGAATTGAGGGAAGTAGATCAGAGTTTCCCTGGCCTGAGCGGCATATAAGGCTGGAAAAACCTTGCCCACACATCCCTGAAATACTTTTCTGGAATCCCCTGCTGGATCGAGGTACTGCTCCCAATAAGTGCTGCTCCTGCAAGGATCAAAAGGCAGCCTCCGACCGTATTCGACTGCAGAGGCTCTCCAAGGAGAATGCAGCAGAAACAGATACTGCTTACAGGCTCGATCAGGGAGAGAACAGCTGCGGTTTGAGCTTTTATACGGGCAAGCCCTCTAAAATACAGAAGAGATGCCAGAGCCGAAGCTATGACTCCTAAAGGTATCAGCAGCTTCAGGTTTCCAAGTAAAACCGGCCCGGTTACGGACAGTCCGAAAGGAAGGAGCAGGACAAGGCTCACTGCTGTTGACCAGAACATCTCCTCCACAGGAGGATAACTCTCTTTCAGGTAGTTCATGGTCATGATAGAGCAGCCGTATGAAAGGCCTGAGACCAGTCCTAAAAGGACTCCTGTGATGTAGTTTCCATCTTCAGGTGTTGCGCTGCCCAAAGCACTTAGAGGGTTAAT
This window of the Methanosarcina mazei S-6 genome carries:
- a CDS encoding pyruvoyl-dependent arginine decarboxylase, with protein sequence MIPRKAFLTKGTGVHKDRLASFELALRDAKIEKYNLVSVSSILPPNCKLVPREEGLAELKPGAIVHCVLARNDTNEPHRLMASAIGTAVPVNEENYGYISEHHSFGEEEIIAGEYAEDLAATMLATTLGIEFDAEMAWHEREQVYKASGHIFDTFHMCQTAKGDKDGKWTTTVAAMVFVTSKC
- a CDS encoding tetratricopeptide repeat protein — its product is MDLDIINKLAFDVAESVRRNEGETDEGVEFAVRYSGKNRIPPDFLLKIAKICDSKGMFREEYVFMKACALLAEGEQRIEAFFLSGVLAYFMGRKETAIQEFDEALKLDPGHVNSLCNQGVVLSELGRKSQAENRYLRALALDPGHVSTHCNYGNLFFELGKLHEAEREFRAVLELDPENANTRCNYASLLVELGRRKEAEEQFIYVLEQVPEHVSANYNYANFLKEEGKVEEAAIHYKEALKISPGHISALCNYGNLLSESGRTEEAAVQYRLILSLKPEDTDSRANYGQLLFELGRYQEAEVQYKKTLAIDPCHVPTLCNYGNLLKRLGMFRQAESMYREALKLDPEDIKTRYSYSLFLFKLERFEEAKEQYIKAVSPGSSPVPY
- a CDS encoding DMT family transporter, with the protein product MSTTFKGNTQSFTAVITSCVLFGMIGIFVKEIEGMEAGSILFYRLLFGFVVILGYLAVSGRIKKVHLKQKKSFMLLLGVLNTVTMFAYFSAIRHMGIPVAVLLLYTAPIYVTLLSPLLLKERITLLDMLALTLSISGILLAINPLSALGSATPEDGNYITGVLLGLVSGLSYGCSIMTMNYLKESYPPVEEMFWSTAVSLVLLLPFGLSVTGPVLLGNLKLLIPLGVIASALASLLYFRGLARIKAQTAAVLSLIEPVSSICFCCILLGEPLQSNTVGGCLLILAGAALIGSSTSIQQGIPEKYFRDVWARFFQPYMPLRPGKL